Genomic DNA from Hordeum vulgare subsp. vulgare chromosome 2H, MorexV3_pseudomolecules_assembly, whole genome shotgun sequence:
cacAAGCTCAAACCACACTAGCTAGTCGATCTGTTTGCTttgccatatatatatatatatatatatatatatatatatatatatatatatatatatatatatgcatgcctTGACCCAATTAATTCCTCTAAAATTTGATAcaagaagagaaaagaaagagCATCGATCCACAAGGGAAAGCAATATAATCACTTTGATGTTGTGCATCTCCTATCAAGAAGAACTCCAGAGGGAGGCGCGGTGAGCTCGATGTCACAAATGGCGGTCAACCGATAGGTGTAGTGCCAAGACCAGAACCTTTCCCGGACCATGAAGCTCCCTCTGATGGTGTAGAGGATCTTGTTGCTCCTCATCTGGTTGAGCAGGTCGGCGGCCACCTCCGGCGGCAGCACCACCTGGCTGGAGAGCATGTGGACGTTGAGGACGGTGAAGTGCCCCCGCGGCTGCGCGAACGGCGGCAAAGCCTGCGCCGACACCAGCCTGCCCCGGAAGAAGAGCTCGAGGGCGCCGGACTGGATGACGACGCCCATCTTGTGGTTGGGGTTGGAGATGTTGGCCACCAGCGTCATGTCCCCGTTGTAGTAGGACGAGGGGGAGCCGATGTAGACGGCGTTGAGGGCGGCGTTGGCGACGTCGAAGGACGGCGTCCTCGGCTTCACCGAGAGGTAGACGATGAGGATGACGAGGCCGGCGAGGATGAGGAGGACGCTGAAGGCGAAGCCGGCGATGGCGGCGCACCACATCGCCGGGGTGGTCCGGCGCCGCGGCTGCAGGATGATCTTGGactgctgctcctgctgccgcTTCATGCTGATGATCTTCTTGACGATGGTCCTTGGGGACTGCAGGTGGTATGGGGTAGGAGTTTCCATCGCTCCTCCTTCCGATCGAGCAactgcagcaacagcagcagcagcaacaaccaaTCGTCGACGAAACCACGGAGCTGAGGAGAGGAGAGGTGAAGAAGCCAAGCGAGTATGGTGGTGTGTGTCCAAACGGCAAAGCAAAAGGTGGCCAGGACAAGGAAGGGAGTAATGGAGGTAAAAGGAGGCAAATAAGTAAGCTAGTATAATGCAAAAGCAAAATAAAGATGAGAGGGGCAAAAGAAGAGGCTTTTGCAAAGCAGTGACTGGATGCCGGCCCGGCCTCCAATTCCTTTATTTGCCGCCGTTGAAAATTGGGGGCTAGGCTAAGGCAgcagtgtggtgtgtgtgtgggtgccGGCAATTGATTGGGGCGGGGCCTGCTTTAGAAAAGCATATTTCGAGCTGTGCGAGATAAAGGCCTCGGTTATTGGCCTGATGCTTGCTGACTCCTTTCTCTCATGCATGTCTTCTGGAATGTGCTCTTCCTTCCACTTAGTTATTAAGCAAAACATTGGAGAAAAAACTCACTCCCATCTTTTGTGGTAAAAGCATAGTTTGAAAACCCGTCCGGCAACCGAACCGGCGAGGCTGTCGGGTCGGGTTTTTACTAGTTGAACCGCCTGTTCATCGGTTCATTTGCGACAACAAACAAGCAGAATATTGAaggtattttttttcaaaattttaacCTCACAAGAAATGAATACACATAAAATTGGATGTGCACACAAGATGTTATTATCTTAGTTGGTTACTGGGACATTACCATTAGGTGTTAGATTCCTTGTTGATGTACCgtggtttcaatttttttttcttttgtttttttactAAAAGACCGTTACACCTTAAAAAATCAAAGAAGGCGTCAATTCACGGTTTTTTTGTCGGTCCGGTCCGGTTTTTAAAACAACGGGTAAGAGGCAACTACTGGTATGATGCGTCACCATCAATACGATTTTCGCAATCTTGTGCATAAAGCTCAAGCTTTATTTCCGTGGGAACTGGTGTATATGAGAACCTGAAAGTCCGGCCTGGAGCGGGAAGAGAAGCCCGCCCAAGTTGCTTAACCTCGAAAAGCCCAAAGCACGGTTGATTCATCGCTAAGGAACCAGGGACATTCTTGGTCGCACGCAGGTGGCTTTATACCATCCTTCCCTATTCTTGAACACGCCTTTTCGTTGATATTTTTTTTTGGCATCAAATTGACCAATGAGCATCTACCACGTGGATTAATAAGAGAATATTGTTGACAAATGGTGAATTTTATTAGCTTAGAATAAAGATAAAAACAGAATGAACACATATGCGGTCTTTGCATATTTAAAATGCACACATCCAACACCAACACGCTCACACAAAAAGCTGCTGGCAAGTACCAAAGTCATACAGTATAATAATAAAATATGCGTAAGCGAGGATAAAAGAAACCTGAGGTGATAAGATCCATGATCGGTAAATTAGAACAATGATCATATCTGCACCAACCATTTCATGACACCATACGGACACCGAGGTTCTTCAACTGCAACGCTTTATGAAAGGGAGTGACGCTCAAGCACCGTTGTCATTCGATCTGGCACAGACCGGTACTTTGATAAAAAAAACTAATTCTCACAAAATGTAGTATCACAACACCAACTCCAAAGGGGGAACTAAGGCTACATAACACATCTCTTATACATGAGCAGATAAAAAATTACAAACAAACTACTCGAAGGCTGGTCCTAACATGGCAATGGATGAAAGCATGAAAATATGGAATGACATCCCTGCCACATGCATCGACCAAAAGCCACAACCCGGAGCTAGCCAACCGAGTGACCTAGCAACTAGTCATGGCCCATGTGACCATAAACAAAGTAGTCGCCTACACTAGACTCACCTAATTAGGACTGGAATTCCCAATGAGTACTTTCATACTCGCAATACTTAACCATCGATATGAAGGTGATCTAATAACAAGATATGAATATAAAGCATAACATAACTCTAAGATAAAATGGCACAAGAGGCACCCATTCAAAATATGATGTAgtttcatgctcatgataatttaATTATTTGATTGTTGTAGAGGCAAGCTACAGTGGTACACCCTCACTATAACTGAAAACAATGGATCAACCTCCATTTCATAAAATTTTGGTTAAACAAACAATGTAAAAGTGATTCGTCTGGTTCATGTTTCATTGTGACCTAAGTGCCTCCTCCAAATCACAGGTAGCGAGCCTGTTGGAAGACGATCAACCTAGACACTAGTGATCCTTTTATTCTCAACTTAAAGAGTGTACTATAATTGGTTCATGATGATGGCCTCCAAAACACGTGGTTACCCTCCACCAACAATTACCACAACCACCAACTAGTAATACACTATCGTCGCTCACAACTCACTTTATTAGTTCCATAGTTGATTAGTCAAGATTAATGTCATGGCCAGCTGAGCATGAAAAGCAAGAAAGTCCTAGACATGTCACACAAGGCTAAGCATGGATGTTGCAAAGGAAAGCATAACTTGATCaccaacaaggacaaaagacaagATAGCATAACTTTTCAACATAAGTAAAACATGAGATAAAGGGCCAAC
This window encodes:
- the LOC123429013 gene encoding NDR1/HIN1-like protein 10, which translates into the protein METPTPYHLQSPRTIVKKIISMKRQQEQQSKIILQPRRRTTPAMWCAAIAGFAFSVLLILAGLVILIVYLSVKPRTPSFDVANAALNAVYIGSPSSYYNGDMTLVANISNPNHKMGVVIQSGALELFFRGRLVSAQALPPFAQPRGHFTVLNVHMLSSQVVLPPEVAADLLNQMRSNKILYTIRGSFMVRERFWSWHYTYRLTAICDIELTAPPSGVLLDRRCTTSK